The genomic window TGAAACTCCAAGACAATACATCGCCGCTGAATTTGCTGGTCTTCTTTATTAGCGCTTAATGGATTgacaaaattttaaacttgaCATAGAACATTGTAGACCTAATCCAAATAAAGTTTGAAAAAGTTGGAATTGCAAAGTATTCTTTTAATTCGAATTCAATTATGAAATACCATTCTGAACTTAATTAACTATTTTCCTAAAATCAGAAAAAGCATATTAAGGCTATACGGATTTGACCTTCTTGGTAAAACGGATCAAATGGATCCTATGTATTTATAAAGATCACCTCATCCACTAAATATAGTTAATGttaattctctcttctctcatgtaGCCACACcaccttaattatttttagcctttggatTGCTAGGTGATTCCTTGCGTTTTGCTGCGTTAATAAgcaatttttaatatattttttcaacaatcgagctaggagtaaaaagaaaaaattaatgAAATGTGAGGGTTTATCAGTACTTAtcataaaacaaagaaatgaTACCTACGCTTTAATGTGGAATATATTAATAAGTATATGTGGAACATATTATAaaaagatagatagatttgttaaaacATTGTGAAAATGATGTAAGTGGTGATGATTAGATATACTTGTATgctgatttgtagaattaaataaattatggaCGATGTTGTATGTTTGTATGggtttaaatatataattattgctagtgagtgatgacgtggcatggttgtatgttgagctttagaagtTAGTGGACATCTTTATAGTAAGTTATGATTCATCAAGAatgtaaattgcatctcttctCTTTAAAAGAAGTACCATACAACCTAATCATTTATAACTTTTGAATAATTGATCaagatataaaatatataagcacatgaaagaaaattatatactttccccgtttcatattataagactttctaacattgcccacattcacacacacatatatatatatacacacacactataTGAATgttggcaatgctaaaaagtcttataataactagaaagtcttataatatgaaacggaggaagtagtaaataAGTAAGAAAATTGAATAACTCATATCTTCTATTTTATCACAATTCTCTTAACAACGTGTGGGGGGTACCATATAGTGATTATCGAAATGATTCCGATGATGCATGCCTTTCTTAATTCCTATCACTGTCGTTATTATGTTTGTCTACCACCCTCCAGTAATCCTGATTGCAATGGCAGTCCAATGTTCTTAATTCCTGATTGATGCGTTCGTTCCTGCTGGTTGGGAACTAATCTGTATTGCACGCAAAACATAACGACTTATTAGTACataactaattaagtattagttatttttttaaaaaatatattaaaatgattttttaaagtaattttcatgtaaattcttttaaaaaacacaccatttaacaatttaaaaagtgtgcgcgtgaaaaacgagagggAGTGAGTTGGAACCTAAAGGAACGAACAACGACATCAGAGTTTCTTATCATGATCCTATAACATTAGAGTTTATTAATGTTGTTATATGGTTGCCCTATACATCAGAGTTTCTTATCATGCTCCTGTGACATCAATCTATCTATTTAATATTTTGTGGGAGTGCCGTGACCTCGCTGGCTGCCGTAGTGTACGTTGCACCACAAATGTAGTTTGTGCCACCCATTTCTTCCCTCAATCCCACTCCATAGCTAGGGATCCAAGATCCTCTTACTTTAGGCGCACAGTAAATGAGTCTACCGCCACAGTAGAAAACAACGATTTTACAGTTATTTTCTATAGCAACAGTTTTAAACAGTCAATTATATTGTACCGTACTACTGTTTCTTTAGTACTGTAGTATACTCTAGCGATTGATCCCATTCGTTTGCTCTGAACCGGATGATTGAAAACACCTCAAAGTCATGATACTGTTCATCTCTAACTTTAACCCCTTTGAGGGTATAAATGAGTGACACAAAGTTGAAGTTGATTTAGGAAACTATTTTGGCACTCTTTGTTTATAGGCTTATAAGTTAACTTATAAATTAAAAAGTCTAagtctaaacaaacaagcagcttattcatttagtttttttttaagccataagccactctaacactattaagttAAAAGTTAGGTTGGAGAaacttttttttggcttatgtgaggtagatgtatgcCTCCACCACTAAATTTAGGACATTAAATTCACTGActtataataaattatataagcCAATAAACTGACTTAAATGTCTAAACCAATAAGTCTAAATCTAAACAAAGAGGGCTTTATAAAAATCTTATCTTATATACGAAACACACAATTTATAGaagtttattacatgtgcaaaCGAAAATCCGAAATTACAAGAGAATAGAGCCATACAACTTGTGTTGATGGGCCGAAATAGAGGCCCACACACATATGTGGTACTCGAGCTAAAATCTCGACCTTACACGTGGATAGGCGTAGATTTCGGCCCACCCAAACAGGCCAATCGTaggccgctcgcctcctccagctCGCCGCCTTTCTTCCAGCCGCCGGTCGCGGCCTCCAACCTTCTAGAACCTTCCCCACCGGCGAGATGTTCCTCTCGAAGCTTCCGAACCCTCCCCGCCCATGGCGTCCATCCCTTCTAGaagcccctcccctccgctccctcccccgcctcctcccagcggcggcgccctcgccgacgagacggcggcgcctcctcgcgcctttggccgccgcctccaatTCAGGTTCTCCGTCGAAGGATTCcaaccggtcgccgccgccgccgtcgaagacgaagaagaagaaggcggccGATGAGAGCGGGAGGTGGAAGTCGGTGCCGCCCGGGATGCGGGAATCCGCCGCCCCCGACCCCGACGAACCGCCCGCCGCGCCTTGCaccacggcgcggcggcgggcgcgggcggcgtggcGGAAGGTGGCCTCGTTGGTGCCCCGGAAGGCGAGGAGCGTCGTCCTGCTCAATCTGGTCACCATCGTCTTCGGTACGTACGTCATGTACATCCTGCGTTGTGAAAACGCACTTGCACATCACCTGTTCGATGTTATTACGGAGAGAAATGGACAGTACTAGAACAATATTTGATCCTTCTCTGTTTAATTGCAAACTTCATGGAACAAGTGGTTTTCTCTTGAGATGTCTTCTATGCTGCTAGGCTATTTGTACGTTTGCATTTGGGATATGCTTGAGTTGCGATAGAGTGTTCATGGTCGGTAGGCCTTTGTTTCATTGGTATAGTTTATCTATGTATAGTAATAGTGAACAGTTTGGTTTACAGTGAAACAGTtcatccaaattttttttcatattttgaatTGAAACAATTCTCCTGTCAATAATGTTTgagtttgatttttatttattgcaGCAAGCAACATTTCTGTTGTTAAAGAGGCGGAGACTATGTTAGATCCTGATCTTTTCAATGTATTGCGCTTCACTATCTCAGCCATCCCTTTTGTACCGCTCTTGTTGAAGGCACTCAATGATGTTCAAGTCTTTATAAGAGGAGTAGAGCTGGGCATTTGGGTAGCCATTGGTTACCTTGCTCAGGCTATTGGGTTAGTCACAGCTGATGCTGGTCGCACGGCTTTCATTTCTTCCCTCACAGTAAGATGCATGTTTCTCAAGCTTAGTCCCATAAGGTCTTCCCTAGAATATATAGATTTTCATGGTTCTTTACTCAAATATGTTCAGGTGATCATTGTTCCTTTCTTGGATGGTATCCTTGGAGCAGAAATACCTGCCTATACATGGATTGGAGCACTTTTATCCCTTATTGGAGTTGGTATTCTGGAGTTAAGTGGTTCACCGCCATGTGTAAGTCAGATTATCCACATGAACAGGTTAACAAATTTGTCTgcactttttttctattttgcttATGGTTTACAATATTCCTCTGTCAAATATTGTCGTCTTCTTACAATTTAGTCCTTAGGTCCTCTGGAGTTATTGACTGATGTTTTCGTGCTAATATCATTAGGTTGGTGATCTTCTGAACCTCCTTAGCGCCTTTTGTTTTGCAATTCATATGCTCAGGACTGAGCATATTTCCCGAAATATGAAGAAAGAGAATTTTCCAGCTCTTGTTGGATGCCAGGTTTGTTCTCCATCTAGGCTTGTTTTGCAATTTatatcatgatttttttttcactctgtTATAGATGAGGTGCTAAATAGGAAATGTAAACCCAGGTGCTTGTTGTAGCATTTGTATCTGCAGTCTCATTCTTTATTAAATGCTTCACCAAGAATGTGCACCAGTGGACTTCACAATTACAGTCACCGATGAAGTTATTTGGTGTGATGATACAGTTTCCCTGGATGTCAATACTATACACAGGCATATTCTCAACTACCTTTTGTTTATGGGCAGAGGTAACATTTTATCCTCACTGCATCAATTCTCTTCAGGTGAGGACAACATTTTGAAGTGTTAACTGTGTGGACCTTTTCATTGTCTTAGGTGGCTGCTATGCGTGATGTATCAGCTACGGAAACTGCAATAATTTATGGTCTGGAACCGGTATGGGGTGCTGCTTTTGCATGGGCTATGCTTGGTGAGAGATGGGGCATGACAGGATTTGTTGGAGCTACCTTCATCATAGGTACATCTTACTACTAATCTTTTTATGTTGTTACTCATGATGGTCTCTGGCATTCTAGACTAGAAATGATTTCTACCAAAAAAATAGTTATTAGCCATGATCCAAGAAATGGAAGGATCATTCGTTGGGGAAGATCTCAAAACGAGAAGatgataatgttttttttttctttttcagctgGTAGCTTTATGGTTCAGATACTGGGATCATTTCCTGATGTATCTAGAGGGGACAGTTGACACGTAAATTGAAGAAACAGATGATGACCATTTTTTTCATCAATAACTCGCGAACTCTTATTAGTGATGATTGAAGCTGTTATACATACTATGAAGTGTTGTTACCTAATAAGAAAGTAAATAGCTAGCATGACAGAGGAATCAAAGTTCGCTGCCTCAACGAAGATAAAGGTGGCCTAGTAGTGGCAGCAGCAAGAAGGTGCCTTGGATTAACTACCTGTTGGCTGAAGATAAGCAAAATTTTGGTATGCATAGCTTGACTTGAACATGCCGAGGCTTCATTCGACTAATCTGGTGGGGTAAGATATAATGTATTACCTCTGTCCTCAAAAGAATTAATTCACTTTTATACACGAATCTGGACAAGTGCCTGTCAGATTCGTGTTGAAAAGTGAACTCTCTTGTGACGGATGTAgtagggtgtttttttttttatatcgaCAACATTTGTTTTGAGTGTAAATTCAACCACATGATAATGAATGGGCAGTAGCAGTATCGAGTGTCTTTCCTTCAGGCCCTGTCGTCTTTCATCGTCATCGAGCTTGTCTCGCAGCAGAGGATCAGAAAACATGTCACCGTTCATCGTCAAGCTTGTCTCGCAGCAATCTGCCAGAAACATGTCTATCTTTCATGGACATCAGAGACACCTCCAGAGCCTGCACAAGTGTACGACTCTGTCCTCCAGCAATGGTGCCCTCTGCCCTCCAACGCTTCTCAGCAACATCCCTGCAAACATTATCCGTTGCTACAACGACAGCATCTATCATCACCTGTGGTCATATAGTAAACCTCTCCTCTCACAAACTtctcaattttctttttcagatatGGACAATCTGATTTATTTTCATCGCTTCATTGCTTTGCCCTCACTCTTGAATTTCATTTCACCATGATCCGACATGTCAGGTCCACATACATGTCAGCTGTGTGCCGACCCCTCATCGCAATAAAACTGgtcacacacacatacatacatacatctGAAAACTTCTGATCTGACCACGGTCACATAGGACTGTGTGTCCCCTGGCTGTCCTCCTCCACTGGAGAGACGGTGATATCGGTGAGTGCATTCACTGGCGTCACGAGGCAAGGTGAGTGAGTGAGAAGCTACTGTTGCTGTAACGCTGTTTgccgtgtgttttttttttgtttttgcaaacAGCAACCAAGCTGCCATTCAGCTTCGTCTCGCTGCGCATCGGCATGTGCAAAGATCGACTGAAAAAGGGCGGTGCTTTCCGCAAGTTTCCTGTGTGGAGGTCGAACGCTACATGATGCGGCCACTAAACTCCCAAAGCTTTCTTGGCAGTGGTGGTGGTCTCGGCAGCTGCCTGCCTGCTCCACTGATGCAGCTGAGCTGCTCATCAGGTGGTGGGTGCGGCAACACAACATACAGCCATACAGGATACAGCAGTAGTGCAAAGAGATCATCACAGCATGACTGATTGGTGCTGCAGCCAACATGGATTGAGGAACAGCTGACCTGGTGAACAGGTGaacaacaaaatatatgtacagGATGGTAGTGTAAGAGTGTCTGATCATCATCAGGGTGTAGTACAAAAACCCCTCCCCAGGTGTTTGCCATTGCATTGCACAGGTCAGGACTGAAGAAGATTAGTGCCTCTACTTCCCCccgctttttctttcttttgttacaGGCGTCGCGGAGGTCAGGAGAAGCGAAAACGAGAGCGGTAAATCTAATCATATAGGAAAGAAACAGGGataaagagagagggggaaaattGAGGGCAAAAGGGTTGGTTGTTTAATagtagttgttgttgttgttgccgttgctgctgttgttgtaGCCGATGTAATTGTTGCGATATCGCATCCCGTACTGCTCATAGAATGTGTCCCCATAGTTCACGGCCTTGATCTCCACCATTCGCCGCTTGGTGTCCACCTCCTGGACGGCACCAAAGACGATCTCGTTTGTCGTCTCGCAGCTCTGCTCGTAGAAAGTTTGCGGGCCTGCGGAGTACTGCCTGTGCTGCTGCAGGTGCTGCTGGTGGTACATCTGCTGCTCTGGCTGTTGCTGAGGGGCATGCTGCATGTCCCAGCCGTTGAAGTAAGGCCGGCCATGGCGGACATGGTGAACTTTTTCAGGCTCCTTTGTCATGAAGGCATAGTTCTTGCGAGGAGTAGCTGCTCTCATGTCCAATGGTGGCGGTGTCTCATCATGTGGGATGGCGTAACTTTCTTGCACCGGCCAAGGGTTGGCTCTTTGCTGCTGAAGGTGATGATGGTACTGATGGGTTGGGCGTTTCTTTCGTGAGAATATCTCTACCGCAGATGATTTTGCTCCTCCGATGAGCTTGCCGATTGAGGTGAAGAACCCCTCTTCAGCCTCATGTTTCCCAGCTTGATCTTTGGTTGGGATCAGTGGAGGCCGAAGCGAAGGCTTTAGTGGCTTCTGATATGGAGGGATGCTTGCAATGCTGGGTCTTGGAGGAGTCTGAGGTTCCTGTATGGTCAAATTTCCATACAAAAGAAGGTGGCGatgaaattagaaataaaaacaaagcaGGCAAGAGAACATGTATGGTATTCGTCTTTGCTTTACCATTGGTCTACAGTCTACACTCTAGAGGTACAACAAAATTGATTGTATTACTTTATTTTGTATGTTACCTTTTCAGTGTCCTTGAAACAATGCACCTATGGTTATTCAGAGTAAATGGAACTACTTATTTCATTTTAAAGCTGTACCATGATCTACTTGAGGTCTGTATTCATTGTTTATAGTACAACTGTGGACTGTGCTCTTATAGTTCTTGGCCTTACATTTCTTGTGCTTCCAAAAAACGTAAACAATATTTTTGTTCGCATAATAACGCAACAAAATGAAGCACTTACATCTGCTGTTGATACCATCCCTAAAACCCGTCGCTGAAGCAATGCAAGCATGTACCCAAAGAAACCAGCAGCAAAAAGCAATGCAATGCCTGTGAATTCAAACTCAAATGGTTAATGTCCACAGTTTTAACATGCCCTTATCTATATAATATGTAGGTCATTCGACTAAATGTGTAGATCTAAAACGATTTTtgtttaaaaagaaaatgggaCAACAATATTGTTTGGTCAAGAAGTACTAATAGAAAGCTTATTGTAATGTAGATGCACCTAGTGGAA from Oryza glaberrima chromosome 6, OglaRS2, whole genome shotgun sequence includes these protein-coding regions:
- the LOC127776786 gene encoding uncharacterized protein LOC127776786 isoform X1 is translated as MFLSKLPNPPRPWRPSLLEAPPLRSLPRLLPAAAPSPTRRRRLLAPLAAASNSGSPSKDSNRSPPPPSKTKKKKAADESGRWKSVPPGMRESAAPDPDEPPAAPCTTARRRARAAWRKVASLVPRKARSVVLLNLVTIVFASNISVVKEAETMLDPDLFNVLRFTISAIPFVPLLLKALNDVQVFIRGVELGIWVAIGYLAQAIGLVTADAGRTAFISSLTVIIVPFLDGILGAEIPAYTWIGALLSLIGVGILELSGSPPCVGDLLNLLSAFCFAIHMLRTEHISRNMKKENFPALVGCQVLVVAFVSAVSFFIKCFTKNVHQWTSQLQSPMKLFGVMIQFPWMSILYTGIFSTTFCLWAEVAAMRDVSATETAIIYGLEPVWGAAFAWAMLGERWGMTGFVGATFIIAGSFMVQILGSFPDVSRGDS
- the LOC127776786 gene encoding uncharacterized protein LOC127776786 isoform X2; this translates as MFLSKLPNPPRPWRPSLLEAPPLRSLPRLLPAAAPSPTRRRRLLAPLAAASNSGSPSKDSNRSPPPPSKTKKKKAADESGRWKSVPPGMRESAAPDPDEPPAAPCTTARRRARAAWRKVASLVPRKARSVVLLNLVTIVFASNISVVKEAETMLDPDLFNVLRFTISAIPFVPLLLKALNDVQVFIRGVELGIWVAIGYLAQAIGLVTADAGRTAFISSLTVIIVPFLDGILGAEIPAYTWIGALLSLIGVGILELSGSPPCVGDLLNLLSAFCFAIHMLRTEHISRNMKKENFPALVGCQFPWMSILYTGIFSTTFCLWAEVAAMRDVSATETAIIYGLEPVWGAAFAWAMLGERWGMTGFVGATFIIAGSFMVQILGSFPDVSRGDS
- the LOC127776785 gene encoding uncharacterized protein LOC127776785 is translated as MAVRRRRRRSRAAAVLVAALLLAASTATASAASSYPAKVVTGLLSSTASAVVKQLWSLKSTATRTGSAAAGRSMVKYEGGYAVETVFDGSKLGIEPHDVEVTPSGELLVLDSMNSNVYRVQLPLSRYSRPKLVAGSPEGLSGHVDGRLREAKMNHPKGFTVDDRGNIYVADAMNMAIRKISDTGVTTIAGGKSMRGGHLDGPSDDAKFSTDFEIRYISSSCSLLVIDRGNQAIREIALHNDDCEYQYEAGFPLGIALLFAAGFFGYMLALLQRRVLGMVSTADEPQTPPRPSIASIPPYQKPLKPSLRPPLIPTKDQAGKHEAEEGFFTSIGKLIGGAKSSAVEIFSRKKRPTHQYHHHLQQQRANPWPVQESYAIPHDETPPPLDMRAATPRKNYAFMTKEPEKVHHVRHGRPYFNGWDMQHAPQQQPEQQMYHQQHLQQHRQYSAGPQTFYEQSCETTNEIVFGAVQEVDTKRRMVEIKAVNYGDTFYEQYGMRYRNNYIGYNNSSNGNNNNNYY